The segment TGGTAACAGGGTCGAGCGAAAAGAGCTCGAGAGCATTAACCGGGCAGGCAACAACACAGTTGTTGCACCCGGTACAGCGTTCCATGTTTACATGAACTGCAAAAGCCATGCACATCACACACAAATTTTATGATAAAATTTGCCTAATTTAGAGG is part of the Methanoregula sp. genome and harbors:
- a CDS encoding 4Fe-4S binding protein, producing the protein MAFAVHVNMERCTGCNNCVVACPVNALELFSLDPVT